Proteins encoded by one window of Nocardioides euryhalodurans:
- a CDS encoding bifunctional metallophosphatase/5'-nucleotidase — MFSTPSRRRRGLISASVLALTAAPLAVLTAAPAQAAPVTVTILGTNDFHGRLLPDRDIPGAAEYAGAVEQLRSENPNTLFAAAGDLIGATTFESFIQDDKPTIDVLNEMQLDVSAVGNHELDKGYDDLVNRVMAPESEANPRGGAEWQYVAANIDEPAGADLIPPSYTQDVAGVTVGFVGAVTEDLPSLVSPDGIEGLTVTDIVDATNAEADRLVAEEGADLVVMLVHEGAPATDCTTMADPDTAFGAIVNGVDDDVDAIISGHTHLAYNCALPKPTAGTRPVVSAGQYGANLNKLDFVVDDVTGEVSGVTQSLINLNTAVYEPDAEVAAIVETARIEGDELGAVELGEIGGAFKRAERPAPTTEDPDAVAENRGGESTLGNEVAEVQRWATDTQIAFMNPGGLRADMVGNPVDPEAEEPVFDYPTELTYKQAAVVQPFANTLITMDMTGAQLKTLLEQQWQPGQSRPFLKLGVSDGFEYTYDPAAAQGERIDRIMLDGQEVAADETYSVTANSFIASGGDNFAAFTQATNKRDSGQVDLEAMVDYMEEFASSSPLRPDFAQRAVGVDWPEDAPSSYGTGDTVSVDLSSLAMTGPGDVQDRALRILFAGKRIGSTPVDNTVADNQAFDESGTASVEVVLPRYAGNPSQITFVGRRTGTRLTLPLATRTQSKSSATMTLGVRPDRVVRDRTRPRIIVRVRADGEPAAGRVLLRGAGQTVVTKLDDRGRAVARFAPIRSLGRKTVRARYLGDDATREVGQQISFRVFRK; from the coding sequence GTGTTCTCAACTCCATCACGCCGACGCCGGGGTCTGATCTCCGCCAGCGTCCTCGCGCTGACCGCAGCGCCACTCGCCGTCCTCACCGCCGCGCCGGCCCAGGCCGCACCGGTCACCGTCACCATCCTGGGAACCAACGACTTCCACGGCCGGCTGCTGCCGGACCGTGACATCCCCGGCGCTGCCGAGTACGCAGGGGCCGTCGAGCAGCTCAGGTCCGAGAACCCCAACACCCTCTTCGCCGCTGCCGGCGACCTGATCGGGGCGACGACCTTCGAGTCCTTCATCCAGGACGACAAGCCGACCATCGACGTCCTCAACGAGATGCAGCTCGATGTCTCCGCGGTGGGCAACCACGAGCTGGACAAGGGCTACGACGACCTCGTCAACCGGGTGATGGCCCCCGAGTCCGAGGCCAACCCCCGTGGCGGAGCCGAGTGGCAGTACGTCGCCGCCAACATCGACGAGCCCGCTGGCGCCGACCTGATCCCGCCGTCCTACACCCAGGACGTCGCAGGCGTGACCGTCGGCTTCGTCGGCGCGGTCACCGAGGACCTTCCGAGCCTCGTGTCGCCCGACGGCATCGAGGGCCTGACCGTGACCGACATCGTCGACGCGACCAACGCCGAGGCCGACCGGCTGGTGGCGGAGGAGGGCGCCGACCTGGTGGTGATGCTGGTGCACGAGGGCGCTCCCGCGACCGACTGCACCACCATGGCCGACCCCGACACGGCGTTCGGAGCGATCGTGAACGGCGTCGACGACGACGTCGACGCGATCATCTCGGGCCACACCCACCTGGCCTACAACTGCGCCCTGCCCAAGCCCACTGCCGGCACCCGGCCGGTGGTCTCCGCAGGTCAGTACGGCGCCAACCTGAACAAGCTCGACTTCGTGGTCGACGACGTGACCGGTGAGGTCTCCGGGGTCACCCAGAGCCTGATCAACCTCAACACCGCGGTCTACGAGCCGGACGCGGAGGTCGCGGCCATCGTCGAGACTGCCCGGATCGAGGGCGACGAGCTCGGCGCCGTCGAGCTCGGCGAGATCGGTGGGGCCTTCAAGCGGGCCGAGCGTCCTGCGCCCACCACGGAGGACCCGGACGCCGTCGCCGAGAACCGGGGCGGGGAGTCGACGCTGGGCAACGAGGTGGCCGAGGTCCAGCGCTGGGCGACCGACACCCAGATCGCGTTCATGAACCCGGGCGGTCTCCGGGCCGACATGGTCGGGAACCCGGTGGACCCCGAGGCCGAGGAGCCGGTCTTCGACTACCCGACCGAGCTCACCTACAAGCAGGCCGCCGTGGTGCAGCCGTTCGCCAACACGCTGATCACGATGGACATGACCGGTGCCCAGCTCAAGACCCTGCTCGAGCAGCAGTGGCAGCCGGGCCAGTCGCGGCCGTTCCTCAAGCTCGGCGTGTCCGACGGGTTCGAGTACACCTACGACCCGGCGGCTGCCCAGGGCGAGCGCATCGACCGGATCATGCTGGACGGCCAGGAGGTGGCGGCCGACGAGACGTACTCGGTCACCGCGAACTCCTTCATCGCCAGCGGTGGTGACAACTTCGCTGCGTTCACGCAGGCGACCAACAAGCGCGACAGCGGTCAGGTCGACCTCGAGGCGATGGTGGACTACATGGAGGAGTTCGCCTCCTCCTCGCCGCTGCGGCCCGACTTCGCGCAGCGTGCGGTGGGCGTCGACTGGCCCGAGGACGCTCCGTCGTCCTACGGCACCGGTGACACGGTCTCCGTCGACCTGTCCTCGCTCGCGATGACCGGGCCCGGGGACGTCCAGGACCGGGCGCTGCGGATCCTGTTCGCCGGCAAGCGGATCGGCTCGACCCCGGTCGACAACACGGTGGCCGACAACCAGGCCTTCGACGAGTCCGGCACGGCCTCGGTCGAGGTGGTCCTGCCTCGCTACGCCGGCAACCCGAGCCAGATCACCTTCGTCGGGCGCCGGACCGGCACCCGCCTGACCCTGCCGCTGGCGACGCGGACCCAGTCGAAGTCGTCGGCGACGATGACGCTGGGCGTCCGGCCGGACCGCGTCGTGCGCGACAGGACCCGGCCCCGCATCATCGTGCGGGTCCGCGCCGACGGTGAGCCGGCGGCCGGACGAGTCCTGCTGCGCGGCGCCGGCCAGACGGTCGTCACGAAGCTCGACGACCGGGGTCGTGCCGTGGCCCGCTTCGCCCCGATCCGCAGCCTCGGCCGGAAGACGGTGCGTGCTCGTTACCTCGGTGACGACGCGACCCGCGAGGTCGGCCAGCAGATCAGCTTCCGCGTCTTCAGGAAGTAG
- the pgsA gene encoding CDP-diacylglycerol--glycerol-3-phosphate 3-phosphatidyltransferase: protein MSGSNSLAGRQRGNLNLPNILTALRIVMVPFFAWALLQDGGDSITWRLVAFAIFVGAMITDKIDGDLARKHDLVTNFGKIADPIADKAITGMAFIGLSIVGDIWWWVTIVVLLREWSVTLLRLSVLRHVVIAAANSGKIKTTLQAIALAGLTLPLPHGDAHGGAFDQFGVAGEILFYAAQLALAGAVVMTLWSGYEFFRDVWRQRHQMGSERTGN from the coding sequence ATGAGCGGCAGCAACAGCCTGGCCGGACGACAGCGGGGCAACCTGAACCTGCCCAACATCCTCACCGCGCTGCGCATCGTGATGGTGCCGTTCTTCGCGTGGGCGCTGCTCCAGGACGGTGGCGACTCGATCACCTGGCGGCTGGTGGCCTTCGCGATCTTCGTGGGCGCCATGATCACCGACAAGATCGACGGCGACCTCGCCCGCAAGCACGACCTGGTGACCAACTTCGGCAAGATCGCCGACCCGATCGCCGACAAGGCGATCACCGGCATGGCCTTCATCGGGCTCTCGATCGTCGGCGACATCTGGTGGTGGGTGACCATCGTGGTGCTGCTCCGCGAGTGGAGCGTGACGTTGCTGCGGCTCTCCGTCCTGCGCCACGTGGTGATCGCCGCGGCCAACAGCGGGAAGATCAAGACCACCCTGCAGGCCATCGCGCTCGCCGGCCTGACCCTGCCGCTGCCGCACGGCGACGCCCACGGGGGCGCCTTCGACCAGTTCGGCGTCGCCGGCGAGATCCTCTTCTACGCCGCGCAGCTCGCCCTCGCCGGTGCCGTCGTGATGACCCTGTGGTCGGGCTACGAGTTCTTCCGCGACGTGTGGCGCCAGCGACACCAGATGGGCTCCGAACGCACCGGCAACTGA
- the rimO gene encoding 30S ribosomal protein S12 methylthiotransferase RimO, giving the protein MSVALVTLGCARNEVDSEELAGRLAADGFMLVDDAGSADTVVVNTCGFVEAAKKDSVDTLLEAADLKAAGTTQAVVAVGCLAERYGKDLAESLPEADAVLGFDDYPDIAARLRSIVAGETHHPHTPQDRRKLLPISPVDRATSVDDISVPGLGGPRAVRRRLDGGPMSPLKLASGCDRRCSFCAIPSFRGSFVSRRPSDVLGEAVWLAGQGVREVFLVSENSTSYGKDLGDLRLLETLLPELAAVEGIDRVRVSYLQPAETRPGLVEAIATTPGVAPYFDLSFQHASADVLRRMRRFGDPESFLGLLDQVRALAPDAGVRSNVIVGFPGETEAELQTLCDFLVAARMDVTGVFGYSDEDGTEAASYGGKLDEDEIRARTEHVTNLVEELTAQRAEERIGETVEVLVEHVDDDEVVGRAAHQGPEVDGSTYLVGSAARVGDLVRAEVVATEGVDLHAKESP; this is encoded by the coding sequence CTGTCGGTCGCCCTGGTGACCCTCGGCTGCGCCCGCAACGAGGTCGACTCCGAGGAGCTCGCCGGGCGGCTCGCCGCCGACGGCTTCATGCTCGTCGACGACGCCGGGAGCGCCGACACGGTCGTGGTCAACACCTGCGGGTTCGTCGAGGCGGCCAAGAAGGACAGCGTCGACACGCTGCTCGAGGCGGCCGACCTGAAGGCCGCCGGGACCACCCAGGCCGTCGTCGCCGTGGGCTGCCTCGCCGAGCGCTACGGCAAGGACCTGGCCGAGTCGCTCCCCGAGGCCGACGCCGTGCTCGGCTTCGACGACTACCCCGACATCGCGGCCCGGCTGCGGTCGATCGTCGCGGGCGAGACGCACCACCCCCACACCCCGCAGGACCGGCGCAAGCTGCTGCCGATCAGCCCCGTCGACCGTGCGACCTCCGTCGACGACATCAGCGTCCCGGGGCTGGGTGGGCCACGTGCCGTGCGCCGGCGGCTCGACGGCGGACCGATGTCGCCGCTCAAGCTGGCGAGCGGCTGCGACCGGCGCTGCTCGTTCTGCGCCATCCCCAGCTTCCGCGGCTCGTTCGTGAGCCGTCGCCCCTCCGACGTGCTCGGCGAGGCGGTGTGGCTGGCAGGCCAGGGCGTCCGCGAGGTGTTCCTCGTGAGCGAGAACTCCACGTCGTACGGCAAGGACCTCGGTGACCTGAGGCTGCTCGAGACGCTGCTGCCCGAGCTCGCCGCGGTCGAGGGGATCGACCGCGTGCGGGTGTCCTACCTCCAGCCCGCCGAGACCCGGCCGGGCCTGGTGGAGGCGATCGCGACCACGCCCGGTGTCGCCCCGTACTTCGACCTGTCGTTCCAGCACGCGAGCGCCGACGTGCTGCGCCGGATGCGCCGCTTCGGCGACCCGGAGTCCTTCCTCGGGCTGCTCGACCAGGTGCGTGCGCTCGCGCCGGACGCGGGCGTGAGGTCCAACGTGATCGTCGGCTTCCCCGGGGAGACCGAGGCCGAGCTGCAGACGCTGTGCGACTTCCTGGTCGCGGCGCGGATGGACGTCACCGGGGTCTTCGGCTACTCCGACGAGGACGGCACCGAGGCCGCGTCCTACGGCGGCAAGCTGGACGAGGACGAGATCCGGGCCCGGACCGAGCACGTCACCAACCTCGTCGAGGAGCTCACCGCCCAGCGGGCCGAGGAGCGGATCGGCGAGACGGTCGAGGTGCTCGTCGAGCACGTCGACGACGACGAGGTGGTCGGTCGGGCCGCACACCAGGGGCCGGAGGTCGACGGGTCGACGTACCTCGTGGGGTCCGCCGCCCGGGTCGGCGACCTGGTCAGGGCCGAGGTCGTGGCCACCGAGGGCGTGGACCTGCACGCGAAGGAGTCGCCATGA
- a CDS encoding helix-turn-helix domain-containing protein, translating into MSSLESAPVLDDRADGNDETEDGNRTALTLAPDAVEVRRNAGLAALVGGLASAVAIAYLARASATGATLDWVLAGVLGLLGVAHLVALVDARTPLLVADAQGVRLRLGRDWRGLPWGALSRVEHTPRRGLLRDGRLAMVVHNPARLVEELDRSGRRQSRLSQRLYGAPFAVPLGLTTRVTGAGDDLTAALAVLSGGTSRVVEIAPASTTEEEVTDEPQGAVAAPAEVAPVPEPEVAVPVETVPDDAGAEAFEGHDGEPLPTSGPRPRIAHAIFRVSGWRQRRRDEQDAELDDVEPVDEVDEPAEPEGPVSATPSPLREHTPAVRAEVRREAETEDEELAGREQRRPGSVSLVEDTVVWGERVSPIARAGHAVEPLLISDPGVEPAEDPVIGPEFAAARTRLGLTVDQLADRTRIRPHVIESIEVDDFAPCGGDFYARGHLRTLARVLGVDVAPLLSTYDDRYADAPINPRRVFEAELATGAHGSIRGTRGGPNWSVLVAVVMALVLAWSVVRLITDSPVELRSDTPVLNGSAGVDNGQGRAAPKVPVLLTAEGGGAQVVLRDGTGTVVFDGGLAFGESRTFQVSPPVRIQTSDGSLTATVDGEERGALGVTGERATDIFTVTG; encoded by the coding sequence ATGAGCAGCCTGGAGTCCGCACCTGTCCTCGACGACAGGGCAGACGGGAACGACGAGACCGAGGACGGCAACCGGACGGCGCTGACGCTGGCCCCCGACGCCGTCGAGGTACGCCGCAACGCCGGCCTCGCCGCGCTGGTCGGTGGCCTCGCGTCCGCGGTGGCCATCGCCTACCTCGCCCGGGCCTCCGCCACGGGCGCGACGCTCGACTGGGTGCTGGCCGGCGTGCTGGGCCTGCTCGGGGTCGCACACCTGGTGGCGCTGGTCGACGCCCGTACGCCCCTGCTCGTGGCCGACGCCCAGGGCGTCCGGTTGCGGCTCGGTCGTGACTGGCGCGGCCTGCCCTGGGGCGCCCTGAGCCGGGTCGAGCACACGCCGCGCCGCGGACTGCTGCGCGACGGGCGGCTGGCGATGGTGGTGCACAACCCGGCCCGCCTGGTCGAGGAGCTCGACCGCAGCGGCCGGCGCCAGTCGCGGCTGAGCCAGCGGCTCTACGGCGCGCCGTTCGCCGTGCCGCTCGGGCTGACGACGCGCGTCACCGGCGCCGGTGACGACCTGACCGCGGCGCTGGCCGTCCTCTCCGGAGGCACCAGCCGCGTGGTCGAGATCGCCCCCGCGTCGACGACCGAGGAGGAGGTCACCGACGAGCCCCAGGGTGCGGTCGCTGCTCCCGCCGAGGTGGCTCCGGTCCCGGAGCCCGAGGTCGCGGTTCCGGTCGAGACGGTGCCCGACGACGCCGGGGCCGAGGCGTTCGAGGGGCACGACGGGGAGCCGCTGCCGACGTCCGGTCCGCGACCCCGGATCGCCCACGCCATCTTCCGGGTCTCCGGCTGGCGCCAGCGTCGCCGTGACGAGCAGGACGCGGAGCTCGACGACGTCGAGCCCGTCGACGAGGTGGACGAGCCCGCGGAGCCGGAGGGCCCGGTCAGCGCCACGCCCAGCCCGCTGCGCGAGCACACCCCGGCGGTCCGCGCCGAGGTCCGTCGTGAGGCCGAGACCGAGGACGAGGAGCTCGCCGGGCGCGAGCAGCGCCGGCCCGGCAGCGTCAGCCTGGTCGAGGACACCGTGGTCTGGGGCGAGCGGGTCTCGCCGATCGCCAGGGCCGGCCACGCGGTCGAGCCGCTGCTGATCAGCGACCCCGGCGTGGAGCCGGCCGAGGACCCGGTCATCGGACCGGAGTTCGCGGCCGCCCGGACCCGGCTCGGGCTGACGGTCGACCAGCTGGCCGACCGGACCCGGATCCGTCCCCACGTCATCGAGTCGATCGAGGTCGACGACTTCGCCCCGTGCGGCGGTGACTTCTACGCTCGCGGCCACCTGCGCACGCTCGCCCGGGTGCTCGGCGTGGACGTCGCCCCGCTGCTCTCGACGTACGACGACCGCTACGCCGACGCCCCGATCAACCCCCGCCGGGTGTTCGAGGCCGAGCTCGCCACCGGTGCCCACGGCTCGATCCGCGGCACCCGCGGCGGACCGAACTGGTCGGTGCTCGTCGCCGTGGTGATGGCACTCGTGCTCGCGTGGTCGGTCGTGCGCCTGATCACCGACAGCCCGGTCGAGCTGCGCAGCGACACCCCGGTGCTCAACGGCTCCGCGGGCGTGGACAACGGGCAGGGGAGGGCGGCGCCGAAGGTGCCGGTGCTGCTGACCGCCGAGGGCGGCGGCGCCCAGGTCGTGCTCCGCGACGGGACCGGCACGGTCGTCTTCGACGGCGGCCTGGCCTTCGGGGAGAGCCGCACGTTCCAGGTCTCGCCGCCGGTGAGGATCCAGACGTCCGACGGTTCGCTGACCGCCACCGTGGACGGCGAGGAGCGGGGCGCGCTCGGCGTGACGGGGGAGCGGGCGACCGACATCTTCACCGTCACGGGGTGA
- a CDS encoding FtsK/SpoIIIE family DNA translocase has product MAAAHGVGAGARRIGGAARDLEPEQRRDGVGLFLIGLAVVAAAAVWWQLPGGAMDVARTVVSGSVGKVGWLVPVMLVLIGWRNMRDPEHNGPAGRQVIGWLALAFGSLGIVHIASGNPQPELGDASQLQFGGGAVGFVVSSLLLDLLRSPYVVVPLLVLIAVFGVLVITATPVYQVPVRLAELRDRMLGRTPVEEPGADDTTQPMRTRRGRALDDVDPEMGDPAYDSPVLEERERKSRRKKVEPLAEEPPTEPTPVVDPRADLEPPPHTPIPQRVEQLALSGDITYSLPDNAILKPGSVHKARSKASDAVVDRLTQVLEEFGIDAQVTGYTRGPTVTRYEVELGPAVKVEKVTALSKNIAYAVASADVRILSPIPGKSAIGIEIPNLDKEIVSLGDVLRSGVARGDHHPMVAGLGKDVEGGFVVANLAKMPHLLVAGATGSGKSSFINSMISSVLVRSTPDEVRMILVDPKRVELNAYEGIPHLITPIITNPKKAAEALQWVVREMDMRYDDLANFGFRHIDDFNKAVRGGRVELPAGSERELSPYPYLLVVVDELADLMMVAPRDVEDSVVRITQLARAAGIHLVLATQRPSVDVVTGLIKANVPSRLAFATSSLADSRVILDQPGAEKLVGQGDGLFLPMGASKPVRVQGSWVTEAEIHQVVGHCKQQLEPTYVDEVTAPAQAKRELDDDIGDDMELVVQAIELVVSTQFGSTSMLQRKLRVGFAKAGRLMDILESRGVVGPSEGSKARDVLVKPDEIDGVIATVQGEA; this is encoded by the coding sequence ATGGCCGCCGCCCACGGCGTCGGCGCCGGCGCGCGCCGGATCGGTGGTGCCGCCCGTGACCTCGAGCCCGAGCAGCGCCGCGACGGCGTCGGGCTCTTCCTGATCGGGCTGGCGGTCGTCGCGGCGGCCGCCGTGTGGTGGCAGCTTCCCGGCGGCGCCATGGACGTGGCCCGGACGGTCGTCTCCGGCTCCGTCGGCAAGGTCGGCTGGCTGGTCCCCGTGATGCTGGTGCTGATCGGCTGGCGCAACATGCGCGACCCCGAGCACAACGGTCCTGCCGGACGGCAGGTGATCGGCTGGCTCGCGCTCGCCTTCGGCTCCCTCGGGATAGTCCACATCGCCAGCGGCAACCCGCAGCCCGAGCTCGGTGACGCCTCGCAGCTCCAGTTCGGCGGCGGGGCGGTCGGCTTCGTCGTGTCCAGCCTGCTGCTCGACCTGCTGCGCTCTCCCTACGTCGTGGTGCCGCTGCTGGTGCTGATCGCGGTCTTCGGCGTCCTGGTCATCACCGCGACGCCCGTCTACCAGGTGCCGGTCCGGCTCGCCGAGCTGCGCGACCGGATGCTCGGCCGTACCCCCGTCGAGGAGCCCGGAGCCGACGACACCACCCAGCCGATGCGCACCCGGCGCGGGCGGGCGCTCGACGACGTCGACCCCGAGATGGGTGACCCGGCCTACGACTCGCCCGTGCTCGAGGAGCGCGAGCGGAAGTCCCGCCGCAAGAAGGTCGAGCCCCTCGCGGAGGAGCCGCCGACCGAGCCGACCCCGGTCGTCGACCCGCGCGCCGACCTCGAGCCGCCGCCCCACACGCCGATCCCGCAGCGGGTGGAGCAGCTCGCCCTCTCCGGTGACATCACCTACTCGCTGCCCGACAACGCGATCCTCAAGCCCGGGTCCGTCCACAAGGCGCGCTCCAAGGCCAGCGACGCGGTCGTCGACCGACTCACCCAGGTCCTCGAGGAGTTCGGGATCGACGCCCAGGTCACGGGCTACACCCGCGGACCGACGGTCACCCGCTACGAGGTCGAGCTCGGACCGGCGGTCAAGGTCGAGAAGGTCACCGCCCTCTCCAAGAACATCGCCTACGCCGTCGCCTCCGCGGACGTGCGGATCCTCAGCCCGATCCCCGGCAAGTCGGCGATCGGCATCGAGATCCCCAACCTCGACAAGGAGATCGTCTCCCTCGGCGACGTGCTCCGCTCCGGCGTCGCGCGCGGCGACCACCACCCGATGGTGGCCGGCCTCGGCAAGGACGTCGAGGGCGGGTTCGTGGTGGCCAACCTCGCGAAGATGCCCCACCTGCTGGTGGCCGGCGCGACCGGCTCCGGCAAGTCGTCGTTCATCAACTCGATGATCAGCTCGGTGCTGGTGCGCTCCACGCCCGACGAGGTGCGGATGATCCTGGTCGACCCCAAGCGGGTCGAGCTCAACGCCTACGAGGGCATCCCGCACCTCATCACCCCGATCATCACCAACCCCAAGAAGGCCGCCGAGGCGCTGCAGTGGGTCGTGCGCGAGATGGACATGCGCTACGACGACCTCGCCAACTTCGGGTTCCGCCACATCGACGACTTCAACAAGGCGGTGCGCGGGGGCAGGGTGGAGCTGCCGGCGGGGAGCGAGCGCGAGCTGTCGCCCTACCCCTACCTGCTGGTGGTCGTCGACGAGCTGGCCGACCTGATGATGGTCGCCCCGCGCGACGTCGAGGACTCGGTGGTCCGGATCACCCAGCTGGCCCGTGCGGCCGGCATCCACCTGGTGCTCGCCACGCAGCGGCCCAGCGTCGACGTGGTGACCGGCCTGATCAAGGCCAACGTCCCGTCGCGGCTCGCCTTCGCCACCTCCTCGCTCGCCGACAGCCGGGTCATCCTCGACCAGCCGGGTGCCGAGAAGCTGGTCGGCCAGGGTGACGGGCTGTTCCTGCCGATGGGCGCCTCCAAGCCGGTGCGCGTCCAGGGCTCCTGGGTGACCGAGGCCGAGATCCACCAGGTCGTCGGCCACTGCAAGCAGCAGCTCGAGCCGACGTACGTCGACGAGGTGACCGCTCCGGCGCAGGCCAAGCGCGAGCTCGACGACGACATCGGCGACGACATGGAGCTCGTGGTGCAGGCCATCGAGCTGGTCGTCTCCACGCAGTTCGGGTCGACCTCGATGCTGCAGCGCAAGCTCCGGGTCGGTTTCGCGAAGGCGGGCCGGCTGATGGACATCCTCGAGAGTCGCGGGGTGGTCGGACCCAGTGAGGGCTCCAAGGCCCGTGACGTGCTCGTGAAGCCCGACGAGATCGACGGCGTGATCGCCACTGTGCAGGGGGAGGCCTGA
- a CDS encoding sensor histidine kinase, giving the protein MARSDTFHADGVRRLYEVTRRVIGSTDLAEVLEEIAQGVVEGLGYGVAAIARLEGDTLVMTACAGPEDVREQIIGRRTPASLILEEFRMADHWGILRFLPHERLPSETVESLWVPSLSVSPDPEAWHPLDTLYAPLYSSNGELLGNMAVDLPPGNKVPDQQGRELLEMFVVQAGLALEHAQRREQLSRQVRLGEALKTLAFSVHRDLDDGLRGAAQALSEALDSPQVTVRCFADNAADPIESSAGFPDDPRAPAGTVEAIRSALTRRAGEGLVRPYTIAAMPEPGEEGDAAVDVVRPHLAAHHWGGCLLAPIGVDREVLGYLVVLRRPDQSPFEEEELDAVHEAGRELGRLVRDARLRRTELRLVSELRELDRYKGELIATISHELKTPLTSIMGHTELLADAGVQPTSVDAIARNAARLDRLVTNLLNYSRIQSRREIERVPVDLAELCRAAAEMLRVQADGAGVEIRLELPEAPVVVLGDREDLPKVVDNLCSNAVKYTQRGGQVTILVHADDGAARVVVSDTGLGISRQDQVHLFSAFHRSTNPDALTIPGTGLGLAISRTIAEAHGGTIEVESDLGKGSTFVLTVPLAGE; this is encoded by the coding sequence ATGGCGCGGTCCGACACGTTCCACGCCGACGGAGTCCGACGCCTCTACGAGGTCACCCGCCGCGTCATCGGCTCGACCGACCTCGCCGAGGTCCTCGAGGAGATCGCGCAGGGGGTCGTCGAGGGGCTGGGCTACGGCGTGGCGGCGATCGCCCGGCTCGAGGGCGACACGCTGGTGATGACCGCCTGCGCGGGACCTGAGGACGTGCGCGAGCAGATCATCGGCCGGCGTACGCCCGCGTCGCTCATCCTGGAGGAGTTCCGGATGGCCGACCACTGGGGGATCCTGCGCTTCCTGCCCCACGAGCGGCTCCCGTCGGAGACGGTCGAGAGCCTGTGGGTCCCGTCGCTCTCGGTGAGCCCGGACCCCGAGGCGTGGCACCCGCTCGACACGCTCTACGCCCCCCTCTACTCCTCCAACGGCGAGCTCCTCGGCAACATGGCCGTCGACCTGCCGCCGGGCAACAAGGTTCCCGACCAGCAGGGTCGCGAGCTGCTCGAGATGTTCGTCGTCCAGGCAGGTCTGGCCCTGGAGCACGCGCAGCGCCGCGAGCAGCTGAGCCGCCAGGTCCGCCTCGGCGAGGCGCTCAAGACGCTGGCGTTCTCGGTCCACCGCGACCTCGACGACGGACTCCGCGGTGCGGCGCAGGCCCTGTCCGAGGCCCTGGACTCACCGCAGGTGACGGTGCGGTGCTTCGCCGACAACGCCGCCGACCCGATCGAGTCCTCGGCCGGCTTCCCCGACGACCCTCGCGCCCCGGCCGGGACGGTCGAGGCGATCCGGTCCGCGCTGACGCGCCGGGCGGGGGAGGGGCTGGTGCGCCCCTACACGATCGCGGCGATGCCGGAGCCGGGCGAGGAGGGTGACGCCGCCGTCGACGTCGTTCGCCCCCACCTCGCGGCCCACCACTGGGGTGGCTGCCTGCTCGCGCCGATCGGGGTCGACCGCGAGGTGCTCGGCTACCTCGTCGTGCTCCGCCGGCCCGACCAGTCGCCCTTCGAGGAGGAGGAGCTCGACGCGGTCCACGAGGCCGGTCGCGAGCTCGGCCGCCTGGTGCGCGACGCCCGGCTGCGGCGGACCGAGCTGCGGCTGGTCTCCGAGCTGCGCGAGCTCGACCGCTACAAGGGCGAGCTGATCGCGACCATCAGCCACGAGCTCAAGACGCCGCTCACCTCGATCATGGGCCACACCGAGCTGCTCGCCGACGCGGGCGTGCAGCCCACCTCCGTCGACGCCATCGCCCGCAACGCGGCGCGGCTCGACCGGCTGGTGACCAACCTCCTCAACTACTCCCGCATCCAGAGCCGACGTGAGATCGAACGCGTCCCCGTGGACCTTGCCGAGCTGTGTCGCGCGGCCGCGGAGATGCTCCGGGTCCAGGCCGACGGCGCCGGGGTCGAGATCCGGCTGGAGCTTCCGGAGGCTCCGGTGGTGGTCCTGGGCGACCGGGAGGACCTCCCCAAGGTCGTCGACAACCTCTGCAGCAACGCCGTCAAGTACACCCAGCGCGGCGGGCAGGTGACCATCCTGGTCCACGCCGACGACGGGGCGGCGCGGGTGGTGGTGAGCGACACCGGGCTCGGGATCTCGCGCCAGGACCAGGTCCACCTCTTCTCTGCCTTCCACCGCTCGACCAACCCCGACGCCCTCACCATCCCGGGCACCGGGCTGGGGCTCGCCATCTCCCGGACCATCGCCGAGGCGCACGGCGGGACCATCGAGGTCGAGTCCGACCTGGGCAAGGGGAGCACCTTCGTGCTGACCGTGCCGCTGGCCGGGGAGTGA